A window of Solanum stenotomum isolate F172 chromosome 9, ASM1918654v1, whole genome shotgun sequence genomic DNA:
AATTGAAGTTCCTGTAGAAAAGCAAACCTGAACTTCAGCCATACGAAACATCAAATACCACGTGTCTTGAGTTGTTCCGAAGTTGATAAACTTGTGCATGTATGACTTAAATGGTGATCCCGAGATCGGGTATCTAGCCCTTTACAACAGCCTTAAAGGCTGTGGCATCATTCTAGGCCCTAACCATGTCTGTTATCCATGGCCCTTTTATAAGATTGCTAGTCTTTagtatgaaaaatattgaaatattaaagtAGATAGTAAATTACAGGTAGTTGATCGATCAGTTATGTATTATTTTCCTTCTAAGGAATTACGTgtggtattttttatttactttagaAGGAGAATAAAATCTGGCCACTGACATGTGAAACCataaatacaatgtttgtttttgcTATCTAATTATAGTAACCTTTTCTTCTGTAATACTTGCTTGAACCACCATATATTATTTCCAACTATGTTATTTGACTGGACTATATAGCCAATCAAATATACTTTATACCTTAAGGTTCGTTTGGTATGATGGATAAACGCTAATTAATTTTAGGGTGAGTTTGTTGTGATAAAATTGCGGGATAAGTTATTCTGAAATTGTAGTGTTATTTTTATCCTATATTAAAGATGAGATGACTTGTTTTTCAACTAAACAAGCTCTaaagaaattagataaatataGTACTCCTTACTCCATAGAATACCTAATGATGCGGTCCCAAACAAGTCTTCATCATTGATCATGTAGCTCCATTTAAAACGTTGTTATACTAattaacacattttttttctttctaaaatgacATTTAAGTCGTTGAGAAGATTTGTGATGAAAATTACAAAAGGTTGTTCTCTTGatactttttactttttaattgtTAAACTACATGAATATCGATCAACATTTCAAGATATATTCTTTTACCATATGCAATTTATAGTTACTTTTTATATAGtcttttgaatatctaaaattttaattttaaagtttgtattaatctaattcaatttagTTTCAAAGATTAATTTTCGACAAGCAAAACATGACAACTATTTAGAGACAAATGGGAATatagaaaattgaaatatagCATTAATATGTGGATTTGGGCGGTGTGAATAAGGCATGAATATGATCGGATAAAATACTACGAGTGAAAGAAATACATAACTAGTAAATGACTACTTAATTAAGGTAATAAATGACTATTTTCCATATTCAAAGTAAGAAATTAAATGCACacggtaaaaaaaataaaaaaaacttttgcaAAGAGTTTTGGTAACTTTCATACTCTTTGACAAAAATCTACATTTAATTGGGTAGAGATTTTAGTAAAATGAATGGGAGAATATCTATGACGATAATTATCACTTTGAAAgttcaaaattatttgaattcaCAAGAGTTTTCATTTGATTAGGATACTCTTTTCTTTTGGTTTGATTGGTAGTCAAAATCTTAAAGGATTTATCTTCTAAACATACCCTACAAAACAAATCATCTATAATAGtctacataaattaaaaaaatattaattttacctttttaaacatttttacccttttaactttaatatattttaattaaaaaatggaaaacaaatcagtttaactttaaataaaaagaatactataaactttttaaattttctagtcaaattctggccatttagcattacctgaaaaggaaaatattaaaatatatacttaaaaGAACAATATTACAGTATCTCTTTTTCCCACTTCCAATAAATGAggaaaacaatatatatactcaacatgtttaatctttaattaattaaaatatgtgcTTTTTAATCACTTTactaattaaataacttacattTATACTTTTTCGAGAAGTATATTAGTATTACGCTAAAAATTTGGAGTAATAACATAAAcgacaataataatatattcagtataATTTCACAAGTAAAATTTGTAAGGGTAATTTTATATGTAACCTTATTCATGTTTTATCGATAGATCCCTCAACTCAAGtttaacatataatatatatatacatgaataattaaatGACGGAACGATAATCGAAATTTAAAAGTATAATAATTACCtctaaagataaataaaaagttagaaaaagaaaaaaaaaaaagtgattacACATTATCTGTTTTTCCTACCCAGGCCACGCCACGCCACAGTCAATGCCTCAGTTGAGAACGTGACAGTCAATTTTCCACACATTAGCAGTTTTAGAATGACTCTTCCTAATCCCTTCcctctcttcctcttcttcttcgtctcattttcttctcttttctcatATTAGTTACTTGTAATTATCTTTCCGTTTTTGAAgctcatgaattttttttctcgcCATGACTTTCCTTTTCAGCTAAGTTACCTCCTTCTCAGCTCGTAgctaacataatttttttttttataatctactgtttagctacaaaatttgTCTGTTGGCTTGTTCTAGTTAATTCAATAATTATCAAGTTGGCATGGGGACGTTATGGATAAATCAGATCTCGGAAAAGGAGGTGTTAGGAGATCACAAAGATGTTATGGAATTTGGAGATGAGATTATTCCAAAAGATAGTAAGAGGAGGATTTGTCGTGTGTGTAAGAAAGGATTTAGTTCTGGTAAAGCATTAGGAGGTCACATGAGAATTCACGTTCAGTCttccaaaaaggaaaaatcgAAACCACGAGTAGAAAATTGTAATAATGATCAGTTGGTACCAATTTGTAAAGTGTGTGGTAAGATTTTTCCGTCGATGAAATCGTTGTTTGGGCATATGAGGTCTCATCCTGAACGGGAATGGAGAGGAATTCTTCCTCCTCATTTGAAATCTAGCGATGAGATCCGAGAGAAAAAAACAGCTTCTGCTACTACTACTGTACCTGGATGGTCAGTTACAGCTAAGCGAGGGAGAAAGACCAATGCTGAAGACGACGAACAATTGCAGGATGCTGTTCATCATCTTATGCTGCTCGCCAACGGACATGATATTCTGGAAGAATTGGAGAAAACGAACAGTAATTCTCTTACATCCAAAGCTGATGAAAATGAGGAATTTGTTTCTGAATTGGAGATTATTGATAACAGGAAGAAGAAAACGAAGTTGAGGCATCTGAATTCTGTACAGGATAGTCCAGCTTCAGTTACACCAGCAGCAACGCCTGAAAAATTCAAGTGTAACACTTGTGGAAAAAGCTTCGCAACTCATCAAGCACTTGGTGGACATAAATCAAGCCACAATAAGTTGAGAATCGTAATTGAAAATTCCAACGATTCTAATGTAGCTGCAATTAGTGAAGAAGCAGCTGCTAGCAGCTCAAAGTTGTTGGCTAATGGAGGAAGAATTGTGGATTTTGATCTCAATGAATTGCCCTCTGATCATGAGGATGAACTTGCTGGTAATCCTGACTACTTTCcctttttttctgtttaacaATATATAACTCTTGAAGTTCGAGGTGTGGAATCAATCGACTCCTCAGGATGCTTTTTGCACCAGACTGCTTTTTATCGATAGTACATTAGTTTTAGTCTATAGATCAGTTTAAATTTCTAATCATTGCAAAAATACTTGGTAATTAATTAACCATCTTGGTTACTTAGCttgtatatatttttccttGTTTAACATCCTTG
This region includes:
- the LOC125877684 gene encoding zinc finger protein ZAT9 — protein: NYQVGMGTLWINQISEKEVLGDHKDVMEFGDEIIPKDSKRRICRVCKKGFSSGKALGGHMRIHVQSSKKEKSKPRVENCNNDQLVPICKVCGKIFPSMKSLFGHMRSHPEREWRGILPPHLKSSDEIREKKTASATTTVPGWSVTAKRGRKTNAEDDEQLQDAVHHLMLLANGHDILEELEKTNSNSLTSKADENEEFVSELEIIDNRKKKTKLRHLNSVQDSPASVTPAATPEKFKCNTCGKSFATHQALGGHKSSHNKLRIVIENSNDSNVAAISEEAAASSSKLLANGGRIVDFDLNELPSDHEDELAGNPDYFPFFSV